In the Cellulomonas sp. C5510 genome, GGTCGTTGACGAGCTTGAAGTGGTCCAGGTCGCAGATCACCAGGCAGTCCCCGGGCGTCTGCGCCGCGAGCTGCGCGTCGAGCGCCCGCCGGTTGCCGACGTGGGTGAGGGCGTCGGTCTCCGCGGCTGCCCGCAGCGCCTGCTCCTGCCGGAGCGTGATGCGGCTGGCGAACCGCAGCGCGATCGCGGTCGACAGCCACACCGCCGTGTACGTCAGCAGCCGCAGCACACCGGGCCCGCCGAGGACCGGCAGCAGCGCCAGGTACGTGCCCCAGCCGAGCGGCACGAGGCCCAACGACCAGCCGAACGGCAGGAACAGCCCCGTGTAGACGAACGACAGCCCGACGAGCCCGAGCAGGGCGTTCGCACCCGCCTCGCTCGTGAGGCCGATGCCGGCCAGCCCGGCGAGCGCCCCGACCGGGAACGCCGCGACGAGCCAGGTGCGCGGCCGGCTCCGGAACGAGAGCAGCACCAGCGCGAGCTGCGGGACCGACACGGCGACGAGCGTGCGGAGCGTCGCGGCGTCGCGGTCGAACAGGACGTAGGCGAGGACGACCACCGTGCCCGTCACGCCCGCCAGGGTCCGCCCGTAGACCATGGCGAGGTAGCGCGGACGGTCGTCCGCGCTCCCACCGGGGCCGCCCTCCTGCTGGAGCGTCACGTGGCGCACACCGGGTACATCGACACGCGGGACGCACCGGATGAGGGTTCGACCGCCCGGCGGCCGCACGGCCGGACGCTCCCGCGGGTGCCGGGTGCGGGCCACTTCCTGCGGAGCGGCCATGGAGCGGGGACCGGCACCGGTGCCATCGTCCCCGGGAGACACACCCCGCCACCGGGAGGACGCCGTGCCCCTGCTGCTC is a window encoding:
- a CDS encoding GGDEF domain-containing protein translates to MTLQQEGGPGGSADDRPRYLAMVYGRTLAGVTGTVVVLAYVLFDRDAATLRTLVAVSVPQLALVLLSFRSRPRTWLVAAFPVGALAGLAGIGLTSEAGANALLGLVGLSFVYTGLFLPFGWSLGLVPLGWGTYLALLPVLGGPGVLRLLTYTAVWLSTAIALRFASRITLRQEQALRAAAETDALTHVGNRRALDAQLAAQTPGDCLVICDLDHFKLVNDRHGHVVGDQVLVAFARLLDEHVGRRGMVVRFGGEEFVLVLPQTHPSDAVRLVDRVREQWRASGSGTTFSAGVAVVHAGTPPATALASADIALYAAKRGGRDRTAVEPSSPGVPGRLRQGPSWESGEPAV